In a single window of the Flavobacterium sp. W4I14 genome:
- a CDS encoding beta-xylosidase (product_source=COG3507; cath_funfam=2.115.10.20,2.60.120.200; cog=COG3507; pfam=PF04616,PF17851; superfamily=49899,75005): protein MKIPQYSLIILLILGAHLAYGQDNLSKVWTADLGNGTYKNPVIHADYSDPDAIRVGEDYYMTTSSFNCIPGLPILHSRDLVNWTLVNHALQVQEPAEVYDIPQHGKGVWAPSINYHKGEFRIYYPDPDYGIFMVRTKNPLGRWKKPVLILKGKGIIDPSVFFDDDGQTYLAVAWAASRAGVNSLLTVFKMNSDGTQVEDEGKHVFDGHGKNHTVEGPKFYKRNGYYYLFAPAGGVATGWQLVMRSKNIYGPYEERKVMEQGKTAINGPHQGALVRTPKDEYWFLHFQDKGLYGRVVHLQPVTWKKDWPIIGSDADGDGIGEPVSVYTKPSVSGTHPISAPSESDEFNGIEPGLQWQWHANKKIQWSAMIPKSGYLRLFAFPNPQINKGLWNVPNLLLQKFPAPTFTATTKLNYSVEWDTWQEKKTGLLIMGNDYSYLSVSKNEKGFQIAQVICKDAPNNGTEQLLAQRPLKSGAVYLRAEVAQEGQVTFSYSEDGEQYHKIGETFKAQPDKWIGAKIGIFCTSGSDVRTGGYADFDYFRITR from the coding sequence ATGAAAATACCACAATATTCTTTAATCATACTTTTAATCTTAGGTGCGCATCTGGCTTATGGTCAGGATAATCTATCAAAAGTATGGACTGCCGACCTGGGAAACGGGACATATAAAAATCCGGTTATACATGCGGATTATTCCGATCCCGACGCGATCAGGGTCGGAGAGGATTATTATATGACCACCTCAAGTTTCAACTGTATTCCAGGACTTCCTATTTTGCATTCCAGGGACCTGGTAAACTGGACCTTGGTTAACCATGCACTCCAAGTCCAGGAACCTGCTGAAGTCTATGATATTCCCCAGCACGGAAAAGGCGTTTGGGCGCCTAGTATAAATTACCATAAGGGAGAGTTTAGGATCTATTATCCGGATCCCGATTATGGGATTTTTATGGTCAGGACCAAAAATCCCCTTGGAAGGTGGAAAAAACCGGTACTTATCCTTAAAGGTAAGGGGATTATCGATCCAAGTGTATTCTTTGATGATGATGGACAGACCTATCTGGCTGTAGCGTGGGCAGCAAGCAGGGCTGGTGTAAATAGCTTATTAACCGTTTTCAAGATGAACAGTGATGGCACCCAGGTAGAAGATGAAGGCAAACACGTTTTTGATGGACATGGCAAAAACCATACGGTAGAAGGGCCTAAATTTTATAAACGTAATGGGTATTATTACCTTTTTGCGCCTGCTGGTGGAGTGGCAACAGGCTGGCAGCTTGTAATGCGCTCAAAAAATATATATGGTCCATATGAAGAACGTAAGGTTATGGAGCAGGGCAAAACAGCAATCAACGGTCCCCACCAGGGGGCTTTGGTCCGTACGCCAAAGGATGAATATTGGTTCCTTCATTTTCAGGATAAGGGACTTTATGGCCGTGTAGTTCACCTTCAGCCTGTAACCTGGAAGAAAGACTGGCCAATTATCGGCTCAGATGCGGATGGCGATGGGATAGGAGAACCGGTTTCTGTCTACACTAAACCATCGGTTTCAGGGACTCATCCAATATCAGCACCATCAGAAAGTGATGAGTTTAACGGCATTGAGCCGGGCCTACAATGGCAGTGGCATGCCAATAAAAAAATACAATGGTCAGCAATGATCCCTAAAAGCGGGTACCTAAGGCTTTTTGCGTTTCCCAACCCACAAATTAATAAAGGCCTGTGGAATGTGCCGAACCTGCTTCTTCAAAAGTTTCCTGCGCCTACTTTTACTGCCACCACCAAGCTGAACTATAGTGTAGAATGGGATACCTGGCAAGAGAAAAAGACTGGGCTGCTCATTATGGGAAATGACTATTCTTATCTCTCTGTATCTAAAAATGAAAAAGGATTTCAGATCGCACAGGTAATCTGTAAAGACGCTCCAAATAACGGAACTGAGCAGCTTTTGGCTCAAAGGCCGTTGAAGTCTGGAGCAGTTTATCTTCGGGCCGAGGTTGCTCAGGAAGGACAGGTAACCTTTTCATATAGTGAAGATGGTGAGCAGTACCATAAAATAGGGGAAACATTTAAAGCGCAGCCTGATAAGTGGATAGGCGCAAAAATCGGAATTTTCTGTACAAGCGGGAGCGACGTACGAACCGGGGGCTATGCTGATTTCGATTATTTTAGGATAACCAGATAG
- a CDS encoding hypothetical protein (product_source=Hypo-rule applied), with the protein MKNENLPEKIDNGNLPFNFKRQLVSDEDIRKHWDRIATRIFSGGEAGYPLEPKDNKGENKA; encoded by the coding sequence ATGAAAAACGAAAATCTGCCAGAGAAAATAGATAATGGGAACCTGCCTTTCAACTTTAAGCGGCAGTTAGTTTCAGATGAAGATATCAGAAAGCATTGGGACCGCATAGCGACAAGAATTTTTAGCGGTGGAGAAGCTGGATATCCTCTGGAGCCAAAGGATAACAAGGGAGAGAATAAGGCTTGA
- a CDS encoding hypothetical protein (product_source=Hypo-rule applied; cleavage_site_network=SignalP-noTM; pfam=PF10566,PF14508,PF14509; superfamily=51445) produces MKFYQHTFLTLLSLLAFFWASAQTTSVISEQILYSPDKALMIRFFQREAADHKKAFFYQLSYKGKEVIQESKLDLELDNHLSESAMALKVDTHQNWFENLEIKNSVRTQKDTTWTPVYGERKFIRDHYNSLVVKTVKDDNPIYEMNIEFRAYNQGIAFRFFFPENVKGTYYRIMSENTEFKFEEGALAWKANWAQAPYHKVALANWDGEAERPLTLELKNGLFVSLLEAQMVDYSRTKFKLSGKNTISTSMFTPVDLISPVATPWRAVMVAETAIGIAEGTDLILNLNEPSKLKDQSWVKPGKIIRVMSQTTKDALENIDFAAKRNLQYILFDWKWYGPAFSFSSDASKVAISDFDLPQIIRYGKEKGIGIWLYVNQQALLMQSDSLFSIYKKWGIAGVKFGFVQSGSHRWTTWVEKAIQQAAQNQIMVNIHDDWRPTGEQRTWPNLMTSEGIRGNEEMPDATSNTVMPFTRYIAGAADYTICYFDPRIKTTHAHQLALAAIYFSPIQTLYWYDKPALYKGEPELEFWDKIPVTWDETKVLSGNPGEYVTTARRSGEEWFLGSITNNEARKVELKLDFLPKGQKFVARIYNDDNTVTMATKVGIKDIAVDSKTILKLDLQASGGAAIWLHKK; encoded by the coding sequence ATGAAATTTTACCAGCACACTTTTCTGACACTACTTTCCCTTCTTGCATTTTTTTGGGCATCGGCGCAAACAACCTCTGTGATTTCTGAACAAATACTTTATTCGCCGGATAAGGCGCTTATGATCCGTTTTTTTCAAAGGGAAGCTGCAGATCATAAAAAGGCATTTTTTTATCAACTGTCGTATAAAGGAAAAGAGGTTATTCAGGAGTCAAAACTTGATTTGGAGCTTGATAATCACCTTTCAGAAAGTGCAATGGCACTAAAGGTAGATACTCATCAAAATTGGTTTGAAAACCTTGAGATAAAGAATTCAGTGCGCACGCAAAAAGATACAACCTGGACCCCTGTTTATGGAGAAAGAAAATTTATCCGTGATCATTATAATAGTCTGGTGGTTAAAACGGTGAAGGATGATAATCCAATATATGAGATGAATATCGAATTCAGGGCCTATAACCAGGGCATTGCATTCCGCTTTTTCTTTCCGGAAAATGTTAAGGGAACCTACTACCGGATCATGTCAGAAAATACAGAATTTAAGTTTGAAGAAGGCGCATTGGCCTGGAAAGCAAACTGGGCACAGGCGCCATATCATAAGGTCGCATTAGCGAACTGGGATGGTGAGGCTGAGCGGCCACTGACTCTTGAACTGAAAAACGGTCTGTTTGTATCACTCTTAGAGGCACAGATGGTGGATTATTCAAGGACCAAGTTCAAGCTTAGTGGTAAAAATACAATAAGTACATCCATGTTTACCCCTGTAGATCTAATTTCTCCCGTAGCTACGCCCTGGAGAGCGGTAATGGTAGCTGAAACTGCCATTGGAATTGCCGAGGGAACAGACCTGATTCTAAACCTGAATGAACCATCAAAGCTAAAAGATCAAAGTTGGGTAAAACCTGGAAAGATTATTCGGGTGATGTCGCAAACTACAAAAGATGCACTGGAGAATATCGATTTTGCCGCAAAAAGAAATCTGCAGTATATTCTCTTCGATTGGAAATGGTACGGTCCTGCTTTTAGTTTCAGTTCTGATGCCTCAAAAGTTGCCATCTCAGATTTCGATCTCCCTCAGATCATCAGGTATGGGAAAGAAAAGGGAATAGGGATATGGTTATATGTGAACCAACAGGCGCTGTTGATGCAGAGCGATAGTCTTTTTTCAATCTATAAAAAGTGGGGTATTGCCGGCGTTAAGTTTGGTTTTGTACAATCAGGATCACACAGATGGACAACATGGGTAGAAAAAGCCATACAACAGGCTGCACAAAACCAGATAATGGTAAACATCCACGATGACTGGCGCCCAACAGGCGAGCAGCGCACCTGGCCCAATCTGATGACCTCGGAGGGAATAAGGGGGAATGAAGAAATGCCCGATGCTACCAGTAACACGGTAATGCCCTTTACCAGGTATATTGCAGGAGCAGCAGATTACACCATCTGTTATTTCGACCCAAGGATAAAAACAACCCATGCCCACCAGCTAGCACTTGCAGCAATTTATTTTAGCCCCATCCAAACCCTGTATTGGTACGATAAACCGGCCCTTTATAAAGGGGAGCCAGAACTCGAATTCTGGGACAAGATTCCTGTTACCTGGGATGAAACAAAGGTTTTGTCGGGAAACCCTGGTGAGTACGTTACAACAGCCAGGCGCAGCGGCGAGGAATGGTTTTTAGGTAGCATTACCAATAATGAGGCCCGTAAAGTAGAATTGAAGCTTGATTTTCTTCCCAAAGGGCAAAAATTTGTCGCCAGGATTTATAATGACGACAACACGGTTACCATGGCCACCAAGGTAGGGATAAAAGATATAGCAGTTGATTCAAAAACTATCCTGAAACTGGATCTCCAGGCTTCAGGAGGTGCTGCAATCTGGCTCCACAAAAAATAA
- a CDS encoding FHS family L-fucose permease-like MFS transporter (product_source=KO:K02429; cath_funfam=1.20.1250.20; cog=COG0738; ko=KO:K02429; pfam=PF07690; superfamily=103473; tigrfam=TIGR00885; transmembrane_helix_parts=Inside_1_11,TMhelix_12_31,Outside_32_50,TMhelix_51_73,Inside_74_79,TMhelix_80_102,Outside_103_106,TMhelix_107_129,Inside_130_148,TMhelix_149_167,Outside_168_181,TMhelix_182_201,Inside_202_235,TMhelix_236_258,Outside_259_272,TMhelix_273_290,Inside_291_301,TMhelix_302_321,Outside_322_325,TMhelix_326_348,Inside_349_359,TMhelix_360_377,Outside_378_386,TMhelix_387_406,Inside_407_410), which translates to MNNKPAFTEKRFLFTFILVTSLFMLWGVAHSMSDVLNKHFQNVLNVSKAQSGLIQFSVFGAYFIMSIPAGIFLKRFGYKAGVILGLGLFATGTFLFVPAANAESFGFFRIALFILGCGMATLETVAHPFAASLGDQRTSDRRVNFSQSFNAIGAIIGPAIGTFFLLRATSGGHENSLDSVKLLYAGLGGFILIVAVAFFFIRIPDLIDPHSISDAPIAAQNVDIAPGKKLFQHRHFVWSVAAQFFNVAAQAGTWSYFINYGHEKMGFSDEKAGNFMVLFMVMMALGRFVGTYLMKFIAPNKILAAFAICSIIACVIVAQSWGWTSYSALLSINFFFSIMFPTIFSLGLKNLGPHTQQASSFISMGVVGGAVMPYFMGKIANVDVAHAYYLPIICYVVIFLFAARFFKVIR; encoded by the coding sequence ATGAACAATAAACCTGCTTTTACCGAAAAAAGATTCCTTTTTACCTTTATCCTGGTTACTTCCCTGTTTATGTTATGGGGAGTGGCGCACTCCATGAGTGATGTACTTAATAAACATTTTCAGAATGTGCTTAACGTATCAAAAGCACAGTCCGGACTGATCCAGTTTTCCGTTTTTGGGGCTTATTTTATCATGAGTATTCCTGCCGGGATATTTCTGAAACGTTTTGGCTACAAGGCAGGCGTAATATTAGGGCTTGGACTTTTTGCTACAGGGACTTTTCTTTTTGTTCCTGCTGCAAATGCAGAAAGTTTTGGTTTTTTCAGGATAGCACTTTTTATTCTCGGCTGCGGAATGGCAACGCTTGAAACTGTTGCACACCCTTTTGCGGCCTCACTTGGCGATCAGCGCACCAGTGATAGAAGAGTAAACTTCTCCCAGTCTTTCAATGCAATAGGAGCGATAATCGGTCCGGCAATAGGAACATTCTTTTTGCTCAGGGCAACTTCCGGTGGTCATGAAAATTCCCTCGATTCGGTAAAATTGCTTTATGCAGGGTTAGGAGGATTTATCCTGATCGTGGCAGTGGCTTTTTTCTTTATCCGCATCCCGGATCTGATCGATCCCCACAGTATTTCCGATGCACCAATAGCTGCGCAGAACGTTGACATCGCTCCGGGAAAAAAGCTTTTTCAGCACAGGCATTTTGTTTGGTCAGTAGCGGCTCAATTTTTTAATGTGGCAGCACAGGCGGGTACCTGGAGTTATTTTATAAACTACGGGCATGAGAAAATGGGCTTTTCTGATGAGAAGGCAGGAAACTTTATGGTTTTGTTTATGGTAATGATGGCGCTTGGAAGGTTCGTTGGAACTTACCTGATGAAATTTATAGCGCCAAATAAAATCCTCGCAGCATTCGCCATTTGCAGTATCATTGCTTGTGTTATTGTTGCCCAGAGCTGGGGTTGGACATCATATAGCGCCCTGCTGAGCATCAATTTTTTCTTTAGTATTATGTTTCCTACGATCTTTAGCCTCGGACTGAAAAATCTCGGTCCACATACCCAGCAGGCTTCCTCATTTATTTCAATGGGTGTAGTTGGCGGAGCTGTAATGCCTTATTTTATGGGTAAGATAGCCAATGTGGATGTTGCCCATGCATATTATCTGCCAATCATCTGTTATGTAGTGATTTTTCTTTTTGCAGCCAGATTTTTTAAGGTAATCAGATAA
- a CDS encoding TonB-linked SusC/RagA family outer membrane protein (product_source=TIGR04056; cath_funfam=2.170.130.10,2.60.40.1120; cleavage_site_network=SignalP-noTM; cog=COG1629; pfam=PF00593,PF07715,PF13715; superfamily=49464,56935; tigrfam=TIGR04056; transmembrane_helix_parts=Inside_1_11,TMhelix_12_34,Outside_35_1107), with product MNVFYKKLWQVSAVHLFLLLFFCCITAFAQTQVVTGKVVDAATGDPIPGATVKVVSSNIGVSADVNGSFTLNVPVGASIQFTSIGYKNIVLKAETGRPMLVKLFSNTELDDVVVVAYGTQKKATVTGAISTINSKTFQDRGPTNNPIANIQGQVPGVVVTRTSAQPGRENWNFQIRGATSINNQDPLIILDGVALNNNNALNSINPDDIDNVSILKDAAASIYGARAAYGVVLITTKKGKSGQFVVQYSPTISRKLIGLQPEMANMEQWAKGLIEAKINDNYGVIPATDLWYQMANFAIANNGNVILASQIPGYNGSAITPGLFYNGLPVPTFGDVRELNFTDTRMSEILWGTATSTQHNLSLAGGNEKNTFRASLGYLNDGSQLQFGNNGNQRYNLRLNNGFRFGEKVQLETNVSLEQNNIQQPTLYTTGPYSALGNGFQPGIPAFTQSGRPYQWGGVISPPGSLRDGGDNLENNTRILLNSTINYKPVKHLTFSGTAGYNMWYQDNKVQAKAVQFYSYDDRYLISTTPSRGTAGNATGNANYFRQTVNDKYYNLIGRVTYENTFAKHHNVTVLAGGSYERDEYNMFNTRTYNLGSDDIPSLNLGLSNGTAGFVTNDEARNHYAIGSYFAKGTYDYDGKYLFEGSVRYDGSSKFIDDKRWKTFYSAQAGYRLSEEAFIKKLDVFSDLKIRASYGTAGNQGGIGLYDYLQSLNVGSSGVLLGPNIATATTTTGNLVSLNRTWETVVNKNLGLDFGLLKGKLTGTFELFEKRNKNMLISITYPGTLGIGAPQSNNGELKTWGWEGIVTWRDKIGSVNYSVSANITDSQNKIIYLNGAPLINAGYNGAVEGYSLGSYFGLQYAGRLQTQTEVDAYNKFYAPGGVVNGIGIPIASPLTNLPGQLSGLRPGDNSFADVNGDGKLTNGTSTSDMGDFVYLGSDIPRYTFGLNLSMQWKGFDLTTIFQGVGKRTIFRSNGSANNWRIPYQSLSQAQVTAWIGNTWSPENTGAYYPNLHANTTLNTYNYQASTWSVENGAYLRLKNVVVGYTLPKTLMAKSHLFSGLRLYASGSDLWEVSGIKDGWDPEVTRTTAGNERYPFYRYLTFGANLTF from the coding sequence ATGAATGTTTTTTACAAAAAATTATGGCAGGTAAGTGCAGTGCACTTATTTCTACTGCTGTTTTTTTGTTGCATCACTGCTTTTGCACAAACGCAGGTAGTGACAGGGAAAGTTGTGGATGCGGCAACAGGCGACCCTATTCCGGGTGCTACGGTTAAAGTGGTCAGTTCCAATATAGGCGTTTCAGCCGATGTTAATGGAAGTTTCACCCTTAATGTACCTGTGGGCGCTTCAATACAGTTTACTAGCATTGGTTATAAAAACATAGTATTAAAAGCGGAAACTGGCAGGCCGATGTTGGTCAAATTATTTTCTAATACTGAGCTGGATGATGTTGTGGTAGTAGCCTATGGCACCCAGAAAAAAGCAACGGTTACCGGTGCGATTTCTACCATCAACTCAAAAACATTTCAGGATCGTGGGCCTACCAATAACCCAATTGCCAATATCCAGGGACAGGTTCCAGGGGTTGTGGTAACCAGAACCTCTGCACAGCCGGGAAGGGAAAACTGGAATTTTCAGATCAGGGGAGCAACATCTATTAATAATCAGGATCCATTGATCATCCTTGATGGGGTAGCATTGAACAATAACAATGCATTAAATTCAATCAATCCAGATGATATTGATAACGTATCAATTTTAAAGGATGCGGCAGCATCTATATATGGTGCAAGGGCAGCTTACGGTGTTGTGCTGATTACGACCAAAAAAGGCAAGAGCGGACAGTTTGTGGTACAGTATAGCCCGACAATTTCGCGTAAACTGATTGGTCTTCAGCCTGAAATGGCAAATATGGAGCAGTGGGCAAAAGGCCTGATTGAGGCCAAAATCAACGATAATTATGGTGTTATACCTGCAACAGATCTGTGGTACCAGATGGCCAATTTTGCAATTGCGAACAACGGCAATGTGATTTTAGCTTCACAGATTCCCGGTTATAATGGATCGGCTATCACTCCCGGACTTTTTTATAACGGACTGCCAGTACCTACTTTTGGTGATGTAAGAGAACTTAATTTTACCGATACCAGAATGTCGGAAATTCTTTGGGGCACAGCCACTTCTACGCAGCATAATTTGAGCCTGGCAGGAGGAAACGAAAAAAATACCTTTCGGGCGTCCCTGGGCTATCTTAACGACGGCAGTCAGCTCCAGTTTGGAAATAACGGAAACCAACGTTACAACCTTAGGTTGAACAATGGCTTCAGATTCGGTGAAAAAGTTCAGTTGGAAACCAATGTATCGCTTGAACAGAATAATATTCAACAGCCAACATTATATACTACAGGTCCATATAGTGCGCTGGGAAATGGTTTTCAGCCCGGAATCCCAGCATTTACGCAATCTGGCAGACCTTACCAGTGGGGTGGTGTAATCAGTCCGCCGGGATCATTAAGGGATGGTGGTGATAACCTGGAAAATAATACCAGGATTTTATTGAACTCTACAATAAATTATAAACCTGTAAAACACCTTACCTTTTCGGGTACTGCAGGGTATAACATGTGGTATCAGGATAACAAGGTACAGGCAAAAGCGGTACAGTTCTATTCCTATGATGACCGTTACCTGATCTCAACTACGCCGAGCAGGGGAACAGCTGGTAATGCTACCGGAAATGCCAATTATTTCAGGCAGACGGTTAACGATAAATATTATAACCTTATTGGTAGGGTAACTTATGAAAATACATTTGCGAAACACCATAATGTAACTGTGCTTGCGGGCGGATCATATGAAAGGGACGAATACAACATGTTTAATACCCGTACCTATAACCTGGGTAGCGACGATATCCCTTCGTTGAATCTTGGTCTCAGTAACGGAACTGCCGGTTTTGTCACCAACGATGAGGCCAGGAACCATTATGCTATTGGTTCGTACTTTGCAAAAGGTACTTATGATTATGATGGTAAATATCTTTTTGAAGGTAGTGTAAGGTACGATGGGTCGTCCAAATTTATCGATGATAAACGCTGGAAAACTTTTTATAGTGCACAAGCGGGTTACAGGCTCTCAGAAGAGGCTTTTATCAAGAAATTGGATGTGTTTTCTGACCTTAAGATCAGGGCATCGTATGGTACAGCAGGTAACCAGGGAGGTATCGGGTTATATGACTACCTTCAATCATTGAATGTGGGAAGCAGCGGTGTACTATTGGGCCCGAACATCGCAACGGCAACAACCACTACAGGAAACCTGGTTTCTCTGAACAGAACGTGGGAGACGGTTGTCAACAAAAACCTTGGTCTTGATTTTGGACTTTTAAAAGGAAAATTGACAGGGACTTTCGAACTTTTCGAAAAACGCAACAAGAATATGCTTATCAGCATAACCTATCCCGGAACGCTTGGGATCGGTGCACCACAATCAAACAACGGGGAGCTAAAAACATGGGGATGGGAGGGGATCGTGACCTGGAGGGATAAGATTGGAAGCGTAAATTATTCTGTTTCTGCCAACATTACCGATAGCCAGAACAAGATTATCTATCTGAACGGAGCACCACTGATCAACGCTGGATACAATGGTGCAGTAGAAGGTTATTCACTTGGATCTTATTTTGGCCTCCAATATGCAGGTCGCCTTCAAACACAGACCGAGGTTGATGCCTATAATAAATTTTATGCTCCAGGTGGGGTTGTAAACGGGATTGGTATTCCGATTGCAAGTCCATTGACCAACCTTCCGGGACAATTATCCGGCCTTCGCCCTGGAGACAATTCGTTTGCAGATGTAAACGGTGATGGAAAACTGACAAATGGTACATCTACATCTGATATGGGTGACTTTGTTTACCTGGGAAGCGATATCCCACGGTATACATTCGGTTTAAACCTGAGCATGCAATGGAAAGGTTTTGATCTGACAACCATCTTTCAGGGAGTTGGAAAACGCACTATTTTCAGGTCAAATGGAAGCGCTAATAACTGGCGGATACCCTATCAGTCACTTAGCCAGGCTCAGGTTACTGCCTGGATAGGAAATACCTGGTCGCCTGAAAATACTGGTGCTTATTACCCTAATCTTCATGCCAATACGACCCTTAATACCTACAATTATCAGGCATCTACCTGGTCGGTTGAGAATGGAGCTTATCTACGCCTGAAAAATGTTGTGGTGGGTTATACCCTCCCAAAAACGCTAATGGCCAAATCACATCTTTTTAGCGGCCTTAGACTTTATGCTTCTGGAAGTGATTTGTGGGAAGTTAGCGGGATCAAGGACGGTTGGGATCCGGAAGTTACCAGGACTACCGCAGGTAATGAGCGTTACCCTTTTTACCGTTATCTAACTTTTGGTGCCAACCTTACTTTTTAA
- a CDS encoding hypothetical protein (product_source=Hypo-rule applied; cleavage_site_network=SignalP-noTM; ko=KO:K21572; pfam=PF07980,PF14322; superfamily=48452), with amino-acid sequence MKNITYKTVFSLAMIFLMAALGCKKSLDLLPLDQLSEIAYFKNANDFKTFANQYYGYLRNFNNSFADNPHYDGRADVFGGGGAFGSGTNTVPVTDGNWNSNYTRIRACNFLLEKAAAFPDKASIAQYIAEAKFFRAYAYFDLLQLYGGVPLITKTLDLESPELYGERAAREAIADQIIADLEVAIPDLPASITSTSTDFGRVSKTAAQAFLGRVALYEGTWLKFRNGDATRFNNLLDKSAAASNAVILSNQFALFGTAASNALGGNSTILGDSAQKYLFILENPKSNPAGVNKSANHEYILSYRYDDVIKTINANISRQGTQIGPQQKFVNAFLCQDGLPIEKSPLFQGFQTYGSQFANRDNRLKYTIRVLNGYYWYGNANFRVTWLNDAADNANSTGKVVQIGGYTNQKWVSERNVPDTKESEDYPVLRYAEVLLNYAEAVYERNGAISDADLDKSLNLVRLRANKTMPKLSNAFAATNGLDLRTEIRRERFTELYYENFRFDDIKRWHSAGTDLVTNVGGSAYGNAAGFVSPWPVSIRFTGTQAQLGPNQLATVPTNAKDANGNLILDNTARTFSERHYLYPIPTQQLTLNPALIQNPGW; translated from the coding sequence ATGAAAAATATAACATATAAAACAGTATTCTCCCTGGCGATGATTTTCCTGATGGCTGCATTGGGATGTAAAAAATCATTGGATCTCCTTCCTCTGGATCAACTTTCAGAGATTGCATATTTTAAGAATGCAAATGATTTTAAAACTTTTGCCAACCAATATTATGGTTATCTGAGAAATTTTAATAATTCCTTTGCCGATAACCCCCATTATGATGGCAGGGCCGATGTATTTGGTGGTGGTGGTGCTTTTGGCTCAGGTACAAACACCGTTCCTGTTACGGATGGAAATTGGAACAGCAATTATACCCGGATTAGGGCCTGCAATTTTTTGCTTGAAAAAGCGGCAGCTTTTCCAGATAAGGCGAGTATCGCACAATATATTGCAGAGGCAAAATTTTTCAGGGCATACGCTTATTTCGACTTATTACAGTTGTATGGTGGTGTGCCTCTTATTACAAAAACTTTGGATCTGGAATCTCCAGAGCTTTACGGTGAAAGGGCAGCTAGAGAAGCAATAGCAGATCAAATTATTGCTGATCTGGAGGTGGCCATCCCTGATCTTCCGGCATCAATTACGTCAACATCGACCGATTTCGGACGGGTAAGTAAGACTGCTGCACAGGCTTTTTTAGGCCGGGTTGCGCTTTATGAAGGAACCTGGCTTAAATTTAGGAATGGTGATGCCACCAGGTTTAACAATCTCCTTGATAAATCTGCAGCTGCCTCCAATGCGGTAATCTTAAGTAACCAGTTTGCATTGTTCGGCACAGCAGCATCTAATGCCTTAGGCGGAAATAGTACCATTCTGGGAGATTCAGCGCAGAAATACCTGTTTATCCTCGAAAATCCAAAATCCAATCCGGCCGGAGTAAACAAGTCGGCCAACCATGAATATATCCTTTCTTATCGATACGATGATGTAATAAAAACGATTAATGCCAACATCAGCAGGCAGGGAACCCAGATTGGCCCCCAACAGAAATTTGTAAATGCTTTTCTTTGCCAGGATGGATTACCTATCGAAAAATCTCCTCTTTTCCAGGGTTTTCAAACTTATGGTTCGCAGTTTGCCAACAGAGATAATAGGTTAAAATATACCATTAGGGTATTAAACGGTTATTATTGGTATGGTAACGCCAACTTTAGGGTGACCTGGTTGAACGATGCTGCCGATAATGCCAATTCTACAGGTAAGGTTGTTCAGATCGGAGGTTATACTAACCAGAAATGGGTTTCTGAACGCAACGTGCCAGATACAAAAGAATCTGAAGATTATCCAGTGCTCAGGTATGCTGAAGTTTTATTGAACTATGCCGAGGCAGTATACGAAAGAAACGGAGCCATTAGCGATGCCGATCTGGACAAATCGCTAAATCTTGTACGCCTGCGTGCCAACAAAACAATGCCTAAACTTTCGAACGCGTTTGCGGCTACAAACGGACTTGATTTGCGTACTGAAATCAGAAGGGAACGTTTTACCGAGCTTTACTACGAAAACTTCAGGTTCGATGATATCAAGAGGTGGCATAGTGCAGGTACTGATCTGGTAACCAATGTTGGTGGATCGGCTTATGGAAATGCCGCTGGATTTGTTAGTCCATGGCCTGTTTCTATTAGATTTACCGGAACGCAGGCTCAATTAGGGCCTAATCAATTAGCAACTGTGCCAACAAACGCTAAAGACGCCAATGGAAATTTGATTTTAGACAATACGGCCCGTACTTTTTCCGAACGACATTATTTATATCCCATTCCTACACAGCAGTTAACCTTAAACCCAGCGCTGATCCAGAATCCCGGATGGTAG